Genomic DNA from Hordeum vulgare subsp. vulgare chromosome 2H, MorexV3_pseudomolecules_assembly, whole genome shotgun sequence:
CCAATCCAAAGGTGTAAATTTAATATTTTAAAGACACATAATATTTCTAGTGGCATATTGAAGATCATCTATCAACCGAAAGAATCGTTTCACAATCCTATAATCAAAATGCTTAGTCCTACCTAGTTAACTCGGCTGACAAGAGCTTAGAAAGTCCTATCTCCATTTTTCTTCCCCCAAAAGGCAGCTAACTTCCAGTTTAAGTTTGCAAATGATTAATGTTATATTGTAAATGAAGATTGGCATACTATAGTCATTGTGATGCTACCAAACATGTCCAGATCATAAAAACCGTTCTGCAATAGTTATTGAAGGAGCTCGAATCTTAACCATAAGAAATTTTGGTACAACTTACAGAATCCCAAGTCTTCCTGTACCAGATGCCAGGAAAAGATGCCCATGGAACAAATCATACCGATTCAGCGATACATTTAATCCAACTGATGGTCCTCGCGCAGCAATCAATTCAAACAAAAATGCAAAGTATGAATTGATGTCCTGGTCATAACACAAACATGTAAACAACGCCGAACGTACAAGAAAAAGGAATGCCGGCTAAAACTTGAGCCAAACACGGACCTCGTCAGCAAAGCGTCTTCCATACGGTGTTCTTGTGAGGTGGCATTTGCTCTTCTTCGTTCCCTCGACATCAGGCACCTAACGAGGATACCGTGGTAGATTTTGTTAGGAAAAAAGAGCATATTCCGGGCGTTGGAAAATTTGTGACTCTGCATCAGTATGTATATGATAGTATATCATAACTCACTTCAGAACAATACCCTGTTCCGTTTCCAGATCATGTTAACCAAACTGAATTCTCCACTAAAAACTCACTCAGCCACTTCAGAACAGTATCTTACCCGGTTAACCCACATTTTGATCATGTAAAAAATCAGACTGAATTATCAATAGGAGACTGCATCATTTCCCACCCATCAACCAATGCCTGCTCTAGCGCCCCTCGAGATCTCAAATTCCATCATCCCCCAAACCTTCCGATCCTAATGTGCAAAATTTCACGACTCACGGGAACAATCGAGAATAATCAGCACTGACCGGAAGGATGGTGGGGTCGAGCAAGCGGTGGATGGCCCCGGGGTCGCCTCCGGAGTCGACGGCGATGCGCGCCAGCTCCAAGACCGGCGCCGGCGGCCACATCACCATCGCATCCGCCTCGGCAGCATCGCAGCCTTCCAGTAGGACCTTTCGGGAGCCCCTCCATGGGTATGCCGCAGATGTGGCGGCAGGATTTACCGGGGAGAGGAACCGGAGGCAGGAGTTCAGGCGAGAGGCCTCGCCGGCCGGCACCCGCGCCGCGGCGCGCGGGCCggcgaggacggcgaggaggtcgGCGGCTACGGCCCGGGGAGACGGCCgcggagaggaggaggcgtccgaggaagggaggggggaggaggaggagcaggagacggCGGCGAAGGAGACGGCGGCGAAGGCCAGCTTGAGCGAGAGGGGAGGTGACCTGAACCGGAAGCGTTCCATCCCCTCCAAGGCTCCAACTGCCCGCTTGCTTCTCGAGGAGTACTGCCGCTACACCCACTTTTTGTGAAGCTATGCATCCACTTTCTTGTAGGCCGTCCATTACGTTTGATCTCCATCCAACGGGTGGCATTTAACTTTGTCAAGGCAACAAAACTGCCGCTTGCTTCTCGAGTACTGCCACTGCCACTTTGTCGAGCTATACATCGACTTTCTTGATCTACTTTTGATCTCCATCCAACGGGTGGCATTTAACTTGGCGATGGATCAGACTCGgctatttttttttaaacaatactccctccgttccttaatataaggtgtatagatttttgagaaaaaaaatcaaaaatataacgTGCATTGCATTGCATCAATCGTTTGAATATTGGTTTTAGGGATCTGATTATATTTCCTTATATCAAGCAAGCTCCTTTATTTTTTGATGTCAATTAGTCAGGTGTAATCTTACCCAAAACTTGTGAAATTTTTCCTCCACATGTATTTTTTAATTTCCGTGCAAAAAACTATACACcctatatgttggaattatgccctagaggcaataataaatgtatagttattattataattcatgtatcaagataatagtttattatccatgctataattgtattgaatgaagactcatttacatgtgtggatacatagacaaaacaccgtccctagcatgcctctagttggctagccagttgatcaatgatagtcagtgtcttctgattatgaacaaggtgttgttgcttgataactggatcacgtcattgggagaatcacgtgatggactagacccaaactaatagacgtagcatgttgatcgtgtctttttgttgctactgttttctgcgtgtcaagtatttattcctatgaccatgagatcatataactcactgacaccggaggaatgctttgtgtgtatcaaacgtcgcaacgtaactgggtgactataaagatgctctacaggtatctccgaaggtggtagttgagttagtatggatcaagactgggatttgtcactccgtgtgacggagaggtatctcggggcccactcggtaatacaacatcacacacaagccttgcaagcaatgtaacttagtgtaagttgcgggatcttgtattacggaatgagtaaagagacttgccggtaaacgagattgaaataggtatgcggatactaacgatcgaatctcgggcaagtaacataccgaaggacaaagggaatgacatacgggattatacgaatccttggcactgaggttcaaacgataagatcttcgtagaatatgtaggatccaatatgggcatccaggtcccgctattggatattgaccgaggagtctctcgggtcatgtctacatagttctcgaacccgcagggtctgcacacttaaggttcgacgttgttttatgcgtatttgagttatatggttggttaccgaatgttgttcggagtcccggatgagatcacggacgtcacgagggtttccggaatggtccggaaacgaagattgatatataggatgacttcatttgattaccggaaggttttcggagttaccgggaatgtaccgggaatgacgaatgggttccgggggttcaccggaggggggcaacccactccggggaagcccataggtatttgggggggtcacaccagcccttagtgggctggtgggacagcccaccaaatcctatgcgccaaggaagagaaaatatcaaaggaaagaaaaaaaaagggagaggtgggaagggggaaggactccctcccaccaaaccaagtaggactcggtttgggggggggggggggagagtcctcccccctggctcggccgaccccttggggttcccttggaccccaaggcaaggtccccctccctcctcctatatatatggggcttttaggacagatttgagacgactttctcacggctgcccgaccacatacctccatagtttttcctctagatcgtgtttctgcggagctcgggcggagccctgctgagacaagatcatcaccaacctccggagcgccgtcacgctgccggagaactcttctacctctccgtctctcttgctggatcaagaaggccgagatcatcgtcgagctgtacgtgtgctgaacgcggaggtgccgtccgttcggtactagatagtgggactgatcgcgggattgttcgcggggcggatcgagggacgtgaggacgttccactacatcaaccgcgatctctaatcgcttctgctgtacgatctacaagggtacgtagatcactcatcccctctcgtagatggacatcaccatgataggtcttcgtgcgcgtaggaaaatttttgtttcccatgcgacgttccccaacagtggcatcatgagctaggttcatgcgtagatgtcttctcgagtagaacacaaaaggttttgtgggcggtgatgtgcgttttgctgccctccttagtcttttcttgattccgcggtattgttggattgaagcggcttggaccgacattactcgtacgcttacgagagactggtttcatcgttacgagtaaccccctttgctcaaagatgactggcaagtgacggtttctccaactttagttgaatcggatttgaccgaggaggtccttggatgaggttaaatagcaactcatatatcttcgttgtggtgtttgcgtaagtaagatgcgatcctactagatacccttggtcaccacgtaaaacatgcaacaacaaaattagaggacgtctaacttgtttttgcagggtatgattgtgatgtgatatggccaatgatgtgatgtgatatattggatgtatgagatgatcatgttgtaatagaaatatcgacttgcacgtcgatggtacggcaaccggcaggagccatagggttgtctttatactaacatatgtgcttgcagatgcgtttactattttgctaggatgtagctttagtagtgatagcataagtagcacgacaaccccgatggcgacacgttgatggagatcatgatgatggagatcatggtgtggcgccggtgacaagaagatcgtgccggtgctttggtgatggagatcaagaagcacgtgataatggccatatcatgtcacttatgaattgcatgtgatgttaatccttttatgcaccttattttgcctagaacgacggtagcattatgaggtgatctctcactaaaatttcaagacgaaattgtgttctccccgactgtgcaccgttgctacagttcgtcgtttcgagacaccacgtgatgatcgggtgtgatagactcaacgttcacatacaacgggtgcaaaacagttgcgcacgcggaacactcgggttaagcttgacgagcctagcatgtgcagacatggcctcggaacacatgagaccgaaaggtcgatcatgaatcatatagttgatatgattagcatagggatgcttaccactgaaactactctcgactcacgtgatgatcggacttgggatagtgtaagtggatcatgaaccactcaaatgactagagagatgtactttttgagtgggagtttagcatctaatttgattaagttgaactctaattatcttgaacatagtctaagtccactttgaatatatttgtgttgtagatcatggctcacgcaagtgtcatcctcaattttaatacgttcctagagaaagctaagttgaaagatgatggaagcaactttgtagactgggctcgtaatcttaagctaatcttacaagctggaaagaaggattatgtccttaatgctgcgctaggagatgaaccacccgctacggctgatcaggatgttaagaacgcttggttagcgcgtaaggaggactactcaatagttcaatgtgcagtcttgtacggcttagaaccgggacttcaacgtcgctttgagcgtcatggagcatttgagatgttccaggagttgaagttcatctttcagaagaacgcccggatcgagaggtatgagacctccgataaattctatgcttgcaagatggaggaaaactcgtctgtcagtgaacatgtgctcaaaatgtctgggtactcaaaccgtctagctgaactggggattgaactcccgcaagaagctatcactgacagaatcctccaatcactgccgccaagctataaaggctttgtgttgaactacaacatgcaagggatgaacaagtctcccggcgagtagtttgcgatgctgaaagtcgcagagtctgaactccgtaaagagcatcaagtgttgatggtcagcaagaccactagtttcaagagaaacgacaaaggcaagaagggcaattcgaagaagagcggcaagcctgttgccaatccgccgaagaaacccaaggctggacctaagcctgaaacagagtgcttctattgcaagggtatgggtcactggaagcgcaattgccccaagtatctggcagataagaaggcgggcaaagagaaatcaggtatatttgatatacatgttattgatgtgtacttaaccagctctcgtagtagtgcctgggtattcgataccggttctgttgctcacatttgcaactcgaagcaggaactgcggaatagacggaggctggcaaaagacgaagtgacgatgcgcgtaggaaacggttccaaggttgatgcaatcgccgtcggcaccgtgtcacttcaactaccgtcgggattagtgatgaacttaaatcattgttatttagtgcctgcgttgagcatgaacattatatctggatcttgtttattgcgagacggttactcttttaagtctgagaataatggttgttctatttctatgagtaacatcttttatggtcatgcaccgaatgtgagaggattgttcatattaaatctcgatagcgacacgcatatacataacattgagaccaaaagagttagagtaaacaatgatagcgccatatttttgtggcactgccgcttgggtcatattggtgtaaagcgcatgaagaaactccatgctgatggacttttggagtcacttgactttgattcacttgacacgtgcgaaccatgcctcatgggcaagatgactaaaactccgttctccggaacaatggagcgtgcaagtgacttgttggaaatcatacataccgatgtgtgtggtccgatgagcgtggaggcacgcggcggatatcgttattttctcaccttcactgacgatttgagtagatatggttatgtctacttaatgaagcacaagtctgaaacatttgaaaagttcaagcaatttcagagtgaagtagaaaatcatcgtaacaagaagatcaagttcctacggtctgatcgtgggggtgaatatctgagtttcgagtttggtactcacttaagacaatgtggaattgtttcgcagttaacaccgcctggaacaccacagcgtaatggtgtgtccgaacgtcgtaatcgtactttattagaaatggtgtgatctatgatgtctcttactgatttgccgttatcgttttggggttatgcattagaaacagctgcattcactttaaatagggcaccatcgaaatccgttgagacgacaccatacgaactgtggtatggcaaaaggccaaagttgtcgtttcttaaagtttggggatgtgatgcttatgtcaaaaagcttcagcctgaaaagatggaacccaaagcggaaaagtgcgtcttcataggctacccaaaagagacagttgggtacaccttctatctcaaatccgagggcaaagtgtttgttgctaagaacggaacttttctcgagaaggagtttctctcgagagaattgagtgggaggaagatagaacttgacgaggttgtcgaacctctcatccctctggatggtggcgcagggcaaggggaaacccctgtgattgcgacgccggttgaggaggaagttaatgatgatgatcatgaaactccagttcaagtttctgttgaaccacgcaggtcgacgagatcacgcgctgctccagagtggtacggtaatcccgtcttgacaatcatgttgttagacaacaatgaacctgcaaattatgaagaagcaatggtgggcccagattccaacaaatggctagaagccatgaaatccgagataggatccatgtatgagaacaaagtatggactttggagatactacctgagggccgcaaggctattcagaacaaatggatctttaagaagaagacggacgctgacggtaatgtgaccgtttataaagctcgacttgtggcaaagggtttttcacaagttccaggaattgactacgatgagactttctctcccgtagcgatgcttaagtccgtcagaatcatgttagcaatagctgcatttttcgattatgaaatctggcagatggatgtcaaaacggcgttccttaacggtttccttaaggaagagttgtatatgatgcaacccgaaggttttgtcgatcctaaaaatgctgacaaagtgtacaagctccagcgatccatttatggactggtgcaagcatctcggagttggaacaagcgctttgatgaggtgatcaaagcatttgggtttatacaagtggttggagaatcttgtatttacaagaaagtgagtgggagctctgtggcgtttctaatattgtatgtggatgacatattactgattggaaacaacgtagagcttttggagagcataaaaggttacttgaataaaagtttctctatgaaggacctaggagaagctgcttacattctaggcattaagatctatagggatagatcaaaacgcctgataggactttcacaaagcacataccttgataaagttttgaagaggttcaaaatggaacagtccaagaaagggttcttgccagtgttacaaggtacgagattgagtaagactcagtgcccagcaactgatgaagatagagagcatatgcgctccgtcccctatgcttcagccataggttctatcatgtatgcgatgctgtgcactagaccggatgttagcctggccataagtatgacaggaaggttccagagtaatcaaggagtggatcactggacggcggtcaagaatatcctgaagtacctgaaaaggactaaggagatgtttctcgtgtatggaggtgacgaagagctcgccataaaaggttacgtcgatgcaagctttgacacagatccggacgactctaagtcgcaaaccggatacgtatttattcttaatgggggtgcagtaagctggtgcagttccaagcaaagcgtcgtagcagattctacatgtgaagcagagtacatggctgcctcggaggcggctaaggagggtgtctggatgaagcagttcatgacggatcttggagtggtgccaagtgcactggatccaataaccttgttctgtgacaacactggtgccattgccctggcaaaggaaccaaggtttcacaagaagaccagacacatcaaacgacgcttcaacctcatccgcgactacgtcgaggaggaggacgtaaatatatgcaaagtgcacacggatctgaatgtagcagacccgctgactaagcctcttccacggccaaaacatgatcgacaccaaaactgtatgggtgttagatttattacaatgtaattcacatggtgatgtgagggctagattattgactctagtgcaagtgggagactgttggaattatgccctagaggcaataataaatgtatagttattattataattcctgtatcaagataatagtttattatccatgctataattgtattgaatgaagactcatttacatgtgtggatacatagacaaaacaccgtccctagcatgcctctagttggc
This window encodes:
- the LOC123424765 gene encoding uncharacterized protein LOC123424765, with protein sequence MERFRFRSPPLSLKLAFAAVSFAAVSCSSSSPLPSSDASSSPRPSPRAVAADLLAVLAGPRAAARVPAGEASRLNSCLRFLSPVNPAATSAAYPWRGSRKVLLEGCDAAEADAMVMWPPAPVLELARIAVDSGGDPGAIHRLLDPTILPVPDVEGTKKSKCHLTRTPYGRRFADEDINSYFAFLFELIAARGPSVGLNVSLNRYDLFHGHLFLASGTGRLGILFHAKEYPAFDKKSFPYNLGYCQAESDVPYDDSMNLRNILWLAPLPSSETKAWAAPGVLVVLDAHPDGIIYQDLIRDYVQIVRTIYEDDFGKHAVDVNYLNVANAAAPADRIFIC